A genomic region of Gemmata massiliana contains the following coding sequences:
- a CDS encoding aldo/keto reductase, translating to MQRREFIGAVTAAVATATRSAAVEAGTSDGPGRPKETRRGDMLYRQLGSTKEEVSAIGLGGHHIGRQKDEKDSIAIIRSAIDAGITFMDNCWDYHDGGSEIRMGKALKDGYRKKVFLMTKIDGRTKKAAAEQIDECLKRLQTDVIDLVQHHEIIRMEDPDRIFVAGGAQEAVEAAKKAGKIRYIGFTGHKDPLVHLRMLEVAKEHGFKFDTAQMPLNVLDAHFRSFEKQVVPVLLKEGVGVLGMKALGDGLVLKSKTATPIECLQYALSLPTSVVITGIDSMAILKQALDVAKSFKPLTEKETADLLAKTKVAATKGEFERFKTTNAFDGTAKNPSWLGEHDKGPG from the coding sequence ATGCAGCGGCGCGAGTTTATCGGGGCGGTGACGGCCGCCGTGGCAACCGCCACCCGGTCGGCAGCGGTTGAAGCCGGTACGTCGGACGGTCCGGGACGGCCGAAGGAAACGCGCCGGGGCGACATGCTTTACCGGCAGCTCGGGAGCACCAAGGAGGAGGTGTCGGCCATCGGCTTGGGCGGGCACCACATCGGCCGCCAGAAGGACGAGAAGGACTCGATCGCCATCATTCGTTCGGCAATCGACGCCGGCATTACGTTCATGGACAACTGCTGGGACTACCACGACGGCGGGTCCGAGATCCGCATGGGCAAGGCCCTGAAGGACGGGTACCGCAAGAAGGTGTTCCTGATGACCAAGATCGACGGCCGCACCAAGAAAGCCGCCGCCGAGCAAATCGATGAATGCCTGAAGCGGCTCCAGACGGACGTAATCGATTTGGTTCAGCACCACGAGATCATCCGCATGGAAGACCCGGACCGCATCTTCGTCGCTGGTGGCGCGCAGGAGGCCGTCGAGGCCGCGAAGAAGGCGGGAAAGATCCGCTACATCGGGTTCACTGGGCACAAGGATCCGCTCGTTCACCTGCGCATGCTGGAGGTGGCCAAGGAGCACGGGTTCAAGTTCGACACCGCGCAGATGCCGCTGAACGTCCTCGATGCCCACTTCCGCAGCTTCGAGAAGCAGGTTGTCCCGGTGCTTCTGAAAGAGGGTGTCGGGGTCTTGGGCATGAAGGCGCTGGGCGACGGGCTGGTGCTCAAGAGCAAGACCGCGACGCCAATCGAGTGCCTCCAGTACGCTCTCAGCCTGCCGACCTCGGTGGTCATCACCGGTATCGACAGCATGGCGATCCTGAAGCAGGCGCTGGACGTGGCGAAGAGCTTCAAGCCGTTAACGGAGAAGGAGACGGCCGATCTGTTGGCCAAGACGAAAGTGGCCGCAACGAAGGGCGAGTTCGAGCGGTTCAAGACGACTAACGCGTTCGACGGGACCGCCAAGAATCCGAGTTGGCTGGGCGAACACGACAAGGGGCCGGGGTAA
- a CDS encoding catalase yields MTQLKSNVGESAGGETHQTAQGNTPVLTTQQGVPVSDDQNTLRAGPRGPALLEDFHFREKLFHFDHERIPERVVHARGFGAHGFFESNGELGAVSRAAVFKKGEKTPTFVRFSTVAGSKGSADLARDVRGFATKFYTKEGNWDLVGNNIPVFFIQDPMKFPDMVHAFKEEPDRGFPQAATAHDNAWDFISLTPESMHMVMWVYSDRGIPRSFRFMEGFGVHTFRLVDAAGKSTFVKFHWKPKLGLQSVVWNEAVKINGADPDFHRRDLWDAIGAGTFPEWELGVQLFDDEFVKAFEFDVLDPTKIIPEEQIPVKIVGRMVLDRRVDNFFAETEQVAFCTQNVVPGIDFTDDPLLQGRNFSYLDTQLKRLGSPNFTHIPINAPKCPVMNFQQDGHMAMRNPKGRANYEPNSWGDAGGPREAPDRGYRSYSEPVEGTKVRARSETFADHYSQARQFYISQTPIEQTHIANALVFELSKVQTPAIRARMVSHLLNIDAGLADAVAKGLRLKEMPKPIPAVKPTRRDLKPSDKLSILKNGPKSFAGRKVGALVTDGVDADVLSALEKALKSEGAMLALVAPEVGGVKDSAGTWHDADEKLEGGPSVLFDAVAILTSKDGAVTLAHLPAARDFVADATAHRKFVGYSAGATALFEKAGVARDEGFVPLNKAGDCGTFVAACRKLRFWDRAAVER; encoded by the coding sequence ATGACCCAGCTGAAGAGCAATGTAGGCGAGAGTGCGGGCGGCGAAACGCACCAGACCGCGCAGGGCAATACCCCGGTTCTCACCACCCAACAGGGCGTCCCCGTCTCCGACGACCAGAACACACTCCGCGCCGGTCCACGTGGGCCGGCGCTGCTCGAAGACTTTCACTTCCGAGAGAAGCTGTTCCACTTCGATCACGAGCGCATCCCCGAGCGCGTGGTCCATGCCCGTGGGTTCGGGGCGCACGGGTTCTTCGAGAGCAACGGTGAACTGGGAGCGGTGAGCCGGGCCGCGGTGTTCAAGAAGGGTGAGAAGACGCCCACGTTCGTCCGGTTTTCCACAGTGGCCGGGAGCAAGGGCTCAGCCGATCTCGCGCGCGACGTGCGCGGGTTCGCCACCAAGTTCTACACGAAGGAGGGGAACTGGGATCTCGTCGGCAACAACATCCCGGTGTTCTTCATCCAGGATCCGATGAAGTTCCCGGACATGGTCCACGCCTTTAAGGAGGAGCCGGACCGCGGGTTCCCGCAGGCCGCCACCGCCCACGACAATGCCTGGGACTTTATCTCCCTCACGCCCGAGTCCATGCACATGGTCATGTGGGTGTATTCGGACCGGGGCATCCCGCGCTCGTTCCGGTTCATGGAGGGATTCGGAGTACACACATTCCGCCTGGTGGACGCGGCGGGTAAATCCACGTTCGTGAAGTTCCACTGGAAACCTAAACTCGGGCTTCAGTCGGTGGTCTGGAACGAGGCCGTGAAGATCAACGGAGCCGACCCCGACTTCCACCGGCGCGACCTGTGGGATGCCATCGGCGCAGGCACGTTCCCAGAATGGGAACTCGGGGTCCAACTGTTCGACGACGAGTTCGTCAAGGCGTTCGAGTTCGACGTACTCGACCCGACCAAAATCATCCCCGAGGAGCAGATCCCGGTGAAGATCGTGGGTCGGATGGTGCTCGACCGCCGAGTGGACAATTTCTTTGCGGAGACGGAGCAGGTGGCATTCTGCACCCAGAACGTGGTGCCCGGGATCGACTTCACTGACGACCCGCTCCTCCAGGGCCGGAACTTCTCCTACCTCGACACGCAGTTGAAGCGCCTCGGGAGTCCGAACTTCACGCACATCCCGATCAACGCCCCGAAGTGCCCGGTCATGAACTTCCAGCAGGACGGGCACATGGCGATGCGCAACCCCAAGGGGCGCGCCAACTACGAACCCAACTCGTGGGGCGATGCCGGCGGCCCGCGCGAGGCCCCGGACCGGGGGTACAGGAGCTACTCCGAGCCGGTCGAGGGCACCAAGGTACGCGCGCGGTCGGAGACGTTCGCGGACCACTACAGCCAGGCCCGGCAGTTCTACATCAGCCAGACCCCGATCGAGCAGACCCACATCGCCAACGCGCTCGTGTTCGAACTGAGCAAGGTGCAAACGCCGGCGATCCGCGCGCGGATGGTCTCGCACCTGCTGAACATCGACGCCGGGCTTGCCGACGCGGTGGCCAAGGGGTTGCGGCTGAAGGAGATGCCGAAGCCGATCCCGGCCGTGAAGCCGACGCGCCGAGATCTGAAACCGTCGGACAAATTGAGCATCCTCAAGAACGGCCCCAAGAGCTTCGCTGGGCGCAAGGTCGGCGCGCTGGTCACCGACGGGGTCGACGCCGACGTGCTCTCGGCCCTCGAGAAGGCGCTGAAGTCCGAGGGCGCGATGCTAGCGCTCGTGGCCCCGGAAGTGGGCGGGGTGAAGGACTCGGCCGGCACTTGGCACGACGCGGACGAGAAGCTCGAGGGCGGGCCGTCGGTCCTGTTCGACGCTGTCGCGATCCTGACGTCCAAGGACGGGGCGGTGACCCTGGCCCATTTGCCGGCGGCCCGGGACTTCGTCGCCGATGCGACCGCACACCGGAAGTTCGTGGGCTACTCGGCGGGAGCCACCGCGCTGTTCGAGAAGGCTGGCGTTGCGCGGGACGAGGGCTTCGTGCCCCTGAACAAGGCGGGCGACTGCGGCACGTTCGTCGCGGCGTGCCGCAAGCTCCGGTTCTGGGACCGCGCCGCCGTAGAGCGGTAA
- a CDS encoding SDR family oxidoreductase yields the protein MSQQKEPKGPMKPQSQPKPGLDSEMDPKPRYKAPLYKGADKLKGKVALVTGGDSGIGRSVAVLYAREGADVAIVYLAAEQSDAEETRTAVEAEGRKCLLLPGDVKDAKFCRDAVEKAAAEFGRLDVLVNNAAYQETQEKLEGISDEQFDTTFRTNVYGYFYMAKAAVAYLPKGGAIVNCGSITGLEGNKTLIDYASTKGAIHAFTKSLAQNLIDRGIRVNCVSPGPIWTPLQPVSKPPDRVAEHGAGTPLKRPGQPEEVAPAFVFFASEADSSYINGEILTLLGGETRAG from the coding sequence ATGAGCCAGCAGAAGGAACCGAAGGGGCCGATGAAGCCACAGTCCCAGCCGAAGCCCGGCCTCGACTCGGAGATGGACCCCAAGCCAAGGTACAAGGCACCCCTTTACAAAGGAGCCGATAAGCTCAAAGGCAAGGTCGCGCTTGTCACGGGCGGCGACTCCGGGATCGGCCGTTCCGTCGCCGTACTGTATGCCCGCGAAGGCGCGGATGTGGCGATTGTGTACCTTGCGGCCGAGCAATCTGACGCCGAAGAGACCCGGACGGCCGTCGAAGCCGAAGGGCGGAAATGCCTGCTCCTGCCCGGCGACGTGAAGGACGCGAAGTTCTGCCGGGACGCGGTGGAAAAGGCGGCCGCGGAGTTCGGGCGGCTTGATGTGTTGGTGAACAACGCCGCTTATCAGGAAACGCAGGAGAAGCTCGAAGGCATCAGCGACGAACAGTTCGATACCACATTCCGGACGAACGTCTACGGCTACTTCTACATGGCCAAGGCGGCGGTCGCTTACCTGCCCAAGGGCGGGGCGATCGTGAACTGCGGATCGATCACCGGGTTGGAAGGGAACAAGACGTTGATCGACTACGCTAGCACCAAGGGGGCGATCCATGCGTTCACGAAGTCGCTGGCCCAGAACCTGATTGACAGGGGCATCCGGGTGAACTGTGTGTCGCCGGGACCGATCTGGACACCCCTACAGCCGGTCTCGAAGCCGCCCGACAGGGTAGCCGAGCACGGAGCGGGCACGCCGCTCAAGCGCCCGGGCCAGCCCGAAGAGGTGGCGCCGGCGTTCGTGTTCTTCGCGTCCGAGGCGGATTCGAGTTACATCAACGGCGAGATCCTGACACTGCTCGGCGGCGAGACACGGGCGGGCTGA
- a CDS encoding zinc-dependent alcohol dehydrogenase has product MKALCWHGKEDVRVDTVPDPKIENPRDAVIKVTATAICGSDLHLYDGYMPTMRAGDVLGHEFMGEIVETGSAVTNLKKGDRVVVPFTMACGSCFFCQRSLFSCCDNSNPNAKIAEEAMGHSPSGLFGYSHMLGGFSGGQAEYVRVPFADVGPYKVPAGLPDEKVLFLSDIFPTGYMAAEQADIEPGDTVAVWGCGPVGLFAIKSAWMFGAGRVIAIDTVPERLKLAEAQGKAETIDFMNVTGSVYDRLQDMTKGRGPDRCIDAVGAEAHGLGSTPAILDKVKAAVGLGTDRPTALRQAIMCCRKAGTVSVPGVYVGFLDKVPMGAFVNKALTMKTGQTHVHRYLKPLMEKIEKGEIDPSFLITHRLPLVDAPKAYKTFRDKQDGCIKVVLKP; this is encoded by the coding sequence ATGAAGGCGCTGTGCTGGCACGGCAAGGAAGACGTTCGCGTCGATACCGTTCCCGACCCGAAGATCGAGAACCCGCGCGACGCGGTGATCAAGGTCACGGCGACCGCGATCTGCGGCTCGGACCTGCATCTGTACGACGGGTACATGCCGACGATGCGGGCCGGGGACGTCCTCGGCCACGAGTTCATGGGAGAGATCGTCGAAACCGGCTCGGCGGTCACCAACCTGAAGAAGGGCGATCGCGTCGTCGTCCCGTTCACGATGGCGTGCGGCTCGTGTTTTTTCTGTCAGAGGAGCCTGTTCTCGTGCTGCGACAACTCCAACCCGAACGCCAAGATCGCCGAGGAGGCGATGGGGCACTCGCCCTCCGGCCTGTTCGGGTACTCGCACATGCTGGGCGGGTTCTCCGGGGGCCAGGCCGAATACGTCCGGGTGCCGTTCGCCGACGTCGGGCCGTACAAGGTGCCCGCCGGGCTGCCGGACGAGAAGGTGCTGTTCCTGAGCGACATTTTCCCGACTGGGTACATGGCGGCCGAGCAGGCGGACATCGAACCGGGGGACACGGTGGCGGTGTGGGGGTGCGGGCCGGTCGGGCTGTTCGCCATCAAGAGCGCGTGGATGTTCGGGGCCGGACGGGTGATTGCCATCGACACCGTGCCCGAGCGGCTCAAGCTCGCCGAGGCGCAGGGGAAGGCCGAAACGATCGACTTTATGAACGTAACGGGCAGTGTGTACGATCGGCTCCAGGATATGACCAAGGGGCGCGGCCCGGACCGGTGCATCGACGCGGTCGGCGCCGAGGCCCACGGGCTGGGCAGCACCCCCGCCATCCTGGACAAGGTGAAGGCGGCTGTGGGGCTCGGGACGGACCGGCCGACCGCACTGCGGCAAGCCATCATGTGCTGCCGGAAGGCCGGCACGGTCTCCGTCCCGGGGGTCTACGTCGGGTTCCTGGATAAGGTGCCGATGGGGGCGTTCGTGAACAAGGCGCTCACGATGAAGACCGGGCAGACGCACGTCCACCGGTACCTGAAGCCTCTCATGGAGAAGATCGAGAAGGGCGAGATCGACCCGTCGTTCCTGATCACCCACCGGCTGCCGTTGGTGGACGCGCCGAAGGCGTACAAAACGTTCCGTGACAAGCAGGACGGGTGCATCAAAGTCGTTCTCAAGCCATAG
- a CDS encoding general stress protein, translating to MAKAVTCNTTVGVFSTRDAAERAIDELKSAGYRDNQIGLVAQDSRGRTVVADGSGSEQTNAAEGAAIGAVAGGGVMALASLGVSFGVIPVIGPILAVGPLAAALISAASGAAVAGVAGALIGWGIPEEDAKYYEGQVQAGKYLVTVECGQDEDARDLLGRHGGDKRASAPGM from the coding sequence ATGGCCAAGGCCGTCACCTGTAATACGACCGTCGGCGTGTTCTCCACCCGCGACGCAGCCGAACGTGCGATCGATGAGTTGAAGAGCGCCGGATATCGCGATAACCAGATCGGGCTGGTCGCGCAGGACTCCCGCGGCCGCACGGTGGTCGCAGACGGTTCGGGTTCTGAGCAAACGAACGCGGCCGAAGGCGCGGCGATCGGGGCGGTGGCAGGCGGCGGGGTCATGGCCCTCGCGTCACTGGGCGTATCGTTCGGGGTGATCCCGGTGATCGGGCCGATCCTCGCCGTCGGCCCGCTGGCCGCGGCCCTTATCAGCGCCGCGAGCGGGGCTGCCGTGGCCGGCGTTGCTGGCGCTCTCATCGGCTGGGGCATCCCGGAAGAGGACGCCAAGTATTACGAGGGCCAGGTGCAGGCCGGGAAGTATCTGGTGACGGTCGAGTGTGGCCAGGACGAAGACGCTCGCGACCTGCTTGGGCGGCACGGCGGGGACAAACGGGCAAGCGCGCCGGGCATGTAA
- a CDS encoding DUF892 family protein: MPRYRVWPSNRRPGSQVAEPGQGRIDAALIAAAQRVEHYEMAGYGCVRTFANLLGYTSAAKLLQETLDEEGGADKKLTELAETVIDIEAGEDEESEEEPAPKSKAKKSPAKK; this comes from the coding sequence GTGCCCCGGTATCGAGTTTGGCCGAGTAATCGCAGGCCCGGCTCGCAAGTTGCTGAACCCGGCCAGGGGCGCATCGACGCGGCACTGATCGCGGCGGCCCAGCGCGTCGAACACTACGAAATGGCCGGGTACGGGTGCGTGCGGACATTCGCCAACCTGCTGGGCTACACCAGCGCGGCGAAGCTCCTTCAGGAGACGCTCGACGAAGAGGGCGGTGCGGACAAGAAGCTAACGGAACTGGCCGAGACGGTCATCGACATCGAGGCCGGGGAAGACGAGGAGAGTGAGGAGGAACCTGCCCCGAAGTCCAAGGCCAAGAAATCGCCCGCGAAAAAGTGA